In Fundidesulfovibrio magnetotacticus, the following are encoded in one genomic region:
- the serS gene encoding serine--tRNA ligase, producing the protein MLDVRFVRKNLDLVRQALADRRTDLDLEGFAKLDEKRRAVLTEVESLKNERNASSAEVAKLKRAGQDATELLEKLSGVSERIKALDEEARQADEASEAFLLSVPNLPHATTPVGKDETDNPVVRVWGEKPDLVFPPREHWDLGQALNGLDFERAGRMTGSRFAVLWGWAARLERALAAFMLDVHTRQHGYTEVAPPLMVNADTLRGTGQLPKFEGDLFKTNFKDFYLIPTAEVPLTNLHRDETLDEERLPLGYCAHTPCFRSEAGSYGKDTKGLIRQHQFSKVELVRFARPEESYEQLELLTAHAEKILQLLGLHYRVISLCTGDLGFSSAKTYDIEVWLPGQNAYREISSCSNCEDFQARRAGIRCKAKGGKARLAHTLNGSGLAVGRTMVAVLENGQQADGSIVLPEALVPYMGGVSVIEP; encoded by the coding sequence ATGCTCGACGTGCGCTTCGTACGCAAGAACCTGGACCTTGTGCGCCAGGCCCTGGCCGACCGCAGGACGGACCTGGACCTGGAAGGCTTCGCCAAGCTCGACGAGAAACGCCGCGCGGTGCTCACCGAGGTGGAGTCCCTAAAGAACGAGCGCAACGCCTCCTCCGCCGAGGTGGCCAAACTCAAGCGCGCCGGGCAGGACGCCACGGAACTGCTGGAAAAGCTTTCCGGTGTTTCGGAGCGCATCAAGGCCCTGGACGAAGAAGCCCGCCAGGCCGACGAGGCGTCCGAAGCCTTCCTGCTGAGCGTGCCCAACCTGCCTCACGCCACCACCCCCGTGGGCAAGGACGAGACCGACAACCCCGTGGTGCGCGTCTGGGGCGAAAAGCCCGATCTCGTCTTCCCCCCCCGCGAGCATTGGGACCTGGGCCAGGCCCTGAACGGCCTGGACTTCGAGCGCGCCGGAAGGATGACCGGCTCGCGCTTCGCCGTGCTCTGGGGCTGGGCCGCGCGCCTCGAACGCGCCCTGGCCGCCTTCATGCTGGACGTGCACACCCGCCAGCACGGCTACACCGAGGTGGCCCCGCCCCTCATGGTCAACGCCGACACCCTGCGCGGCACCGGGCAGCTCCCCAAGTTCGAGGGCGACCTCTTCAAGACCAATTTCAAGGATTTCTACCTCATCCCAACGGCCGAGGTGCCCCTCACCAACCTCCACCGCGACGAAACCCTCGACGAGGAACGCCTCCCTCTGGGCTACTGCGCCCACACCCCCTGTTTCCGCTCCGAGGCCGGAAGCTACGGCAAGGACACCAAGGGGCTCATCCGCCAGCACCAGTTCTCCAAGGTCGAACTCGTGCGCTTCGCCCGCCCCGAGGAATCCTACGAACAACTGGAACTGCTCACGGCCCACGCCGAGAAGATCCTCCAGCTCCTGGGCCTGCACTACCGCGTCATCTCCCTCTGCACCGGCGATCTGGGCTTCTCCTCGGCCAAAACCTACGACATCGAGGTCTGGCTGCCCGGCCAGAACGCCTACCGCGAAATCTCCTCCTGCTCCAACTGCGAGGACTTCCAGGCTCGCCGCGCGGGCATCCGCTGCAAGGCCAAGGGCGGCAAGGCGCGCCTGGCCCACACCCTCAACGGCTCGGGCCTCGCCGTGGGACGCACCATGGTGGCCGTGCTGGAAAACGGACAGCAGGCGGATGGCTCCATCGTCCTGCCCGAAGCCCTCGTTCCCTACATGGGCGGCGTGTCCGTCATCGAACCGTGA
- a CDS encoding CinA family protein — translation MDGATRRAARETARVLGERGWWLATAESCTGGLVSGALTAVSGSSAWFAGGVVAYSNAVKESLLDVPRLLLEAHGAVSREVVLAMASGAAQRFGVQCAVSVSGVAGPTGGTSEKPVGTVWLGFSVDGVATAEVHRFEGDRESVRGQSVLAALEGLVRRVG, via the coding sequence ATGGACGGCGCGACGCGCAGGGCGGCGCGGGAGACGGCGCGGGTTCTCGGGGAACGCGGCTGGTGGCTGGCCACGGCGGAATCGTGCACGGGGGGGCTTGTGTCGGGCGCGCTCACGGCGGTATCGGGCAGTTCGGCGTGGTTCGCCGGGGGCGTGGTGGCCTACTCCAACGCGGTGAAGGAATCCCTGCTGGACGTGCCCCGGCTGCTCCTGGAAGCCCATGGCGCGGTGAGCCGGGAGGTGGTGCTGGCCATGGCCTCGGGCGCGGCGCAACGCTTCGGCGTGCAATGCGCCGTTTCGGTGTCCGGGGTGGCAGGCCCCACGGGCGGCACTTCCGAGAAGCCCGTTGGCACGGTGTGGCTGGGCTTCAGCGTGGACGGCGTGGCCACGGCCGAGGTCCACCGCTTCGAAGGCGACCGCGAGTCCGTGCGCGGCCAAAGCGTGCTGGCCGCCCTGGAAGGACTCGTGCGCCGCGTTGGCTGA
- a CDS encoding ParA family protein codes for MRVLAFLNQKGGVGKTTLAANVGAGLVRLGRSVLLVDLDPQGHLTRAFGADPGGPGLHEALSGSAPAADLLVQAEGALLLPASPELAGADTVFASLPGKERLLARVLERLPEADACILDCPPNLGLLAVNALAAAHAVVVPVQAEFLALAGLGAVMDTVDAARGFNPGLTVLGVALTRYVHRKRLCREVDTSVRRHFPALRLETRVRESVALAEAPGFGKSIFAYAPKSNGALDCLNLAREIAARGLS; via the coding sequence ATGCGCGTCCTGGCCTTTTTGAACCAGAAGGGCGGCGTGGGCAAAACCACGCTGGCCGCCAACGTGGGCGCGGGGCTGGTCCGGCTGGGCCGCTCCGTGCTCTTGGTCGACCTGGACCCCCAGGGCCACCTGACCCGCGCCTTCGGGGCGGACCCCGGCGGGCCGGGTCTGCACGAGGCGCTTTCCGGGAGCGCCCCCGCGGCGGACCTCCTGGTGCAGGCCGAGGGGGCGCTTCTTTTGCCCGCTTCTCCCGAGCTGGCCGGGGCCGACACGGTCTTCGCCTCCCTGCCCGGCAAGGAGCGCCTTTTGGCGCGCGTGCTGGAGCGCCTGCCCGAGGCCGACGCCTGCATCCTGGACTGCCCCCCCAACCTGGGCTTGCTGGCCGTCAACGCTCTCGCCGCCGCCCACGCCGTGGTGGTTCCCGTGCAGGCGGAGTTCCTGGCCCTGGCCGGACTGGGGGCCGTGATGGACACCGTGGACGCCGCCCGGGGGTTCAATCCCGGCCTTACGGTGCTGGGCGTGGCGCTCACGCGTTACGTGCACCGCAAGCGCCTCTGCCGCGAAGTGGACACCTCCGTGCGCCGTCATTTCCCCGCGCTGCGCCTGGAAACGCGCGTGCGCGAATCCGTGGCCCTGGCCGAGGCCCCGGGCTTCGGCAAGAGCATCTTCGCCTACGCCCCCAAGAGCAATGGCGCGCTGGACTGCCTGAACCTCGCCCGCGAGATCGCGGCCCGGGGGCTCTCGTGA
- a CDS encoding amphi-Trp domain-containing protein produces the protein MGKDKDKVKLEGVLETREVVAYLEDVLAGFRAGSVCMTVGEECLTLRPRGMMELSLKASRKKETEKFSLEIAWRRVEEACLRPAGPDEAA, from the coding sequence ATGGGCAAGGACAAGGACAAGGTGAAGCTGGAAGGCGTGCTGGAAACACGCGAGGTGGTGGCCTACCTGGAGGACGTGCTGGCCGGCTTCCGGGCCGGGTCGGTGTGCATGACCGTGGGCGAGGAGTGCCTGACCCTGCGCCCCAGGGGCATGATGGAGTTGAGCCTCAAGGCCTCGCGCAAGAAGGAGACCGAGAAGTTTTCGCTGGAGATCGCCTGGCGTCGCGTGGAGGAGGCCTGCCTGCGCCCCGCCGGCCCCGACGAAGCGGCCTGA
- a CDS encoding RsbRD N-terminal domain-containing protein — MNSVEKLLAEHREAIVQDWHHLILDTYPPETAKLWKKGGDPFHNPVGARIVEAAKACMDYLVDGREHLDRAIEELDQLIRVRAVQNFTPSQAAGFIFLLKKAIRERLWHQLKTLGAWEQFVALESRIDGLALASLDLYSKCREKLNEIKLNDLRREQVQLLKRARLIVDFGEGEPAA, encoded by the coding sequence ATGAACAGCGTCGAGAAACTGCTGGCCGAACACCGGGAGGCCATCGTCCAGGATTGGCATCATCTGATCCTGGACACCTACCCCCCCGAGACGGCCAAACTCTGGAAAAAAGGGGGCGACCCCTTCCACAACCCCGTGGGAGCGCGCATCGTCGAGGCCGCCAAGGCCTGCATGGATTACCTCGTGGACGGCCGCGAGCACCTCGACCGCGCCATCGAAGAGCTCGACCAGCTCATCCGCGTGCGTGCGGTGCAGAACTTCACGCCCTCCCAGGCGGCGGGGTTCATCTTCCTTCTCAAGAAAGCCATCCGGGAACGGCTCTGGCATCAGTTGAAAACGTTGGGCGCGTGGGAACAGTTCGTGGCCCTGGAGTCGCGCATCGACGGCCTGGCCTTGGCCAGCCTCGATCTCTACTCCAAGTGCCGCGAGAAGCTCAATGAGATCAAACTCAACGATCTCAGGCGGGAGCAGGTGCAACTGCTCAAGCGCGCCCGACTCATCGTGGATTTCGGCGAGGGCGAGCCGGCAGCGTGA
- the dsrM gene encoding sulfate reduction electron transfer complex DsrMKJOP subunit DsrM, producing MAGLVTALMAVVALAAAAALGAQAGMAGVFGIAVPYVAVAIFVAGFIKKVIGWASTPQPFSIATTGGQQYSQPWVKQAKFDNPSTPGQTFVRMALEVLCFRSLFRNTKLDNRPAEGRVGYGSDKSLWLFALMFHYCFLIVFVRHFRFFLEPVPMAITGVEFVDSILQIGVPTLYLTDVFFVVGVSFLLARRIWDPKVNYISLASDYFPLFLILAIALSGIYMRYFAKVDVIAIKQLAFGLVSFKPVIPPNVDWSFYMHFFLVCVLWAYFPFSKLMHLGGVFLSPTRNLPNNTRMVRYINPWNDPSIKPHSYEEYENDFREKMIEAGLPVDKEA from the coding sequence ATGGCAGGACTTGTGACCGCGCTCATGGCCGTAGTGGCCTTGGCCGCCGCCGCGGCTCTCGGGGCGCAGGCGGGAATGGCGGGGGTGTTCGGGATAGCCGTCCCGTACGTGGCCGTCGCGATCTTCGTGGCGGGATTCATCAAAAAGGTGATCGGTTGGGCGTCCACGCCGCAACCCTTCTCCATCGCCACCACTGGCGGGCAGCAGTATTCGCAGCCCTGGGTGAAGCAGGCGAAGTTCGACAACCCTTCCACCCCGGGCCAGACTTTCGTGCGCATGGCCCTGGAAGTGCTCTGCTTCCGCAGCCTCTTCCGCAACACCAAGCTCGACAACCGCCCCGCCGAGGGCCGCGTCGGCTACGGCTCGGACAAGTCACTGTGGCTCTTCGCGCTCATGTTCCACTACTGCTTCCTGATCGTGTTCGTCAGGCACTTCCGCTTCTTCCTGGAGCCCGTGCCCATGGCCATCACCGGGGTCGAGTTCGTGGACTCCATCCTGCAGATCGGCGTGCCCACGCTCTACCTCACGGACGTCTTCTTCGTGGTGGGCGTCTCCTTCCTGCTGGCCCGGCGCATCTGGGACCCCAAGGTCAATTACATCTCCCTTGCCTCGGACTACTTCCCCCTGTTCCTGATCCTTGCGATCGCGCTTTCGGGCATCTACATGCGCTACTTCGCCAAGGTGGACGTGATCGCCATCAAGCAGCTCGCCTTCGGACTGGTGAGCTTCAAGCCCGTGATCCCGCCCAACGTGGACTGGTCCTTCTACATGCACTTCTTCCTGGTGTGCGTGCTGTGGGCCTACTTCCCCTTCTCCAAGCTCATGCACCTGGGCGGCGTGTTCCTGAGCCCCACTCGGAACCTGCCCAACAACACCCGTATGGTGCGTTACATCAACCCCTGGAACGATCCCTCCATCAAGCCCCACAGCTATGAGGAGTATGAGAACGACTTCCGGGAGAAGATGATCGAGGCCGGCCTGCCGGTGGACAAGGAAGCCTAA
- the dsrK gene encoding sulfate reduction electron transfer complex DsrMKJOP subunit DsrK: MSKMAPPEEVMNVDYTTPAEAWMDVKPEFKLGNYSYPGKPEVLKYLGLPNPRVWNPTEEDWKLPPDWKEIITEGFRELLGKYRSLKVFMDVCVRCGACADKCHFYIGSGDPKNMPVLRAELLRSIYRGDFTMAGKILGKLAGARKLEEDVIKEWFMYFYQCTQCRRCSLFCPYGIDTAEITFLARDLMNRIGVNINWILEPAANCNRTGNHLGIQPHAFKDMMDFLVDDIETITGRRVEPTFHRKGAEILFITPSGDIFAEPGIYTFMGYLLLFDYLDLDVTWSTYASEGGNFGSFMNDKWMKKLNAKMYAEAKRLGVKYIIGGECGHMWRVLNQFMDTMNGPADFLEVPKSPITGTVFDNARSTKMIHLVEFTADLIRNNKLKLDKSRNAGMVATWHDSCNTSRGMGFFDEPRYVLENVVEKFVDMPTQTIREQTFCCGGGAGLNNGEFTDMRLRGGLPRGNALQYVQQKFGVNTMSCICAIDRATLPGLADYWAPGVKVTGLHELVGNALVFDDEEQERTMNLRQEDLPGIEGEDE, translated from the coding sequence ATGTCGAAGATGGCTCCGCCTGAAGAAGTCATGAACGTCGACTACACCACGCCCGCAGAGGCGTGGATGGACGTGAAGCCCGAGTTCAAGCTCGGCAACTATTCCTATCCCGGCAAGCCCGAGGTCCTCAAATACCTCGGCCTGCCCAACCCCAGAGTGTGGAACCCTACCGAGGAAGACTGGAAGCTCCCTCCCGACTGGAAGGAGATCATCACCGAAGGGTTCCGCGAACTCCTTGGCAAGTACCGCTCGCTCAAGGTGTTCATGGACGTGTGCGTGCGCTGCGGCGCCTGCGCCGACAAGTGCCACTTCTACATCGGTTCGGGCGACCCCAAGAACATGCCCGTGCTGCGAGCCGAACTGCTGCGCTCCATCTACCGGGGCGACTTCACCATGGCCGGCAAGATCCTCGGCAAGCTGGCCGGCGCCCGCAAGCTGGAAGAAGACGTGATCAAAGAATGGTTCATGTACTTCTACCAGTGCACCCAGTGCCGCCGCTGCTCGCTCTTCTGCCCCTACGGCATCGACACCGCCGAGATCACCTTCCTGGCGCGTGACCTGATGAACCGCATCGGCGTGAACATCAACTGGATTCTCGAGCCCGCCGCCAACTGCAACCGCACCGGAAACCACCTGGGCATCCAGCCCCATGCCTTCAAGGACATGATGGACTTCCTGGTGGACGACATCGAGACCATCACCGGCAGGCGCGTGGAGCCCACCTTCCACCGCAAGGGCGCGGAGATCCTCTTCATCACGCCCTCCGGCGACATCTTCGCCGAGCCCGGCATCTACACCTTCATGGGCTACCTGCTGCTCTTCGACTACCTGGACCTGGACGTCACCTGGTCCACCTACGCGTCGGAAGGCGGCAACTTCGGTTCGTTCATGAACGACAAGTGGATGAAGAAACTCAACGCCAAGATGTATGCCGAGGCCAAGCGCCTGGGCGTGAAATACATCATCGGCGGCGAGTGCGGCCACATGTGGCGCGTGCTCAACCAGTTCATGGACACCATGAACGGCCCCGCCGACTTCCTGGAAGTGCCCAAGAGCCCCATCACCGGCACGGTGTTCGACAACGCCAGGTCCACCAAGATGATCCACTTGGTGGAGTTCACCGCCGACCTCATCCGCAACAACAAGCTCAAGCTCGACAAGAGCCGCAACGCGGGCATGGTCGCCACCTGGCACGACTCCTGTAACACCTCACGCGGCATGGGCTTCTTCGACGAACCCCGCTACGTGCTGGAAAACGTCGTGGAAAAGTTCGTGGACATGCCCACGCAGACCATCCGCGAGCAGACCTTCTGCTGCGGCGGCGGCGCGGGCCTGAACAACGGCGAATTCACCGACATGCGCCTGCGCGGCGGCCTGCCCCGCGGCAACGCCCTCCAGTATGTGCAGCAGAAGTTCGGCGTGAACACCATGAGCTGCATCTGCGCCATCGACCGCGCCACCCTGCCCGGCCTGGCCGACTACTGGGCCCCCGGCGTCAAGGTGACCGGCCTCCACGAGCTGGTGGGCAACGCCCTGGTCTTCGACGACGAGGAGCAGGAGCGCACCATGAACCTCCGCCAGGAAGACCTGCCCGGCATTGAAGGGGAGGACGAATAA
- the dsrJ gene encoding sulfate reduction electron transfer complex DsrMKJOP subunit DsrJ — protein MYNAKYIIPGLVIFLILALSPFLLGAGKDPIKVETEKPKNSKECVLKTEKMRDVHMVLLNEWRDDVIRNGKRVYTNESGKQFNMSLTNTCMGCHENKDKFCDKCHVEVGVNPYCWTCHNTSPVKKEGGN, from the coding sequence ATGTACAACGCGAAATACATCATCCCCGGGCTTGTGATCTTTTTGATCCTTGCCCTTTCGCCCTTCCTCCTGGGCGCGGGCAAGGATCCCATCAAGGTGGAGACCGAGAAGCCCAAGAACTCCAAGGAATGCGTTCTCAAGACCGAGAAGATGCGCGACGTGCACATGGTTCTCCTGAACGAATGGCGCGACGACGTTATCCGCAACGGCAAGCGCGTCTACACCAACGAGTCGGGCAAGCAGTTCAACATGAGCCTGACCAACACCTGCATGGGCTGCCACGAGAACAAGGACAAGTTCTGCGACAAGTGCCACGTCGAAGTCGGCGTGAACCCCTACTGCTGGACCTGCCACAATACCTCGCCCGTGAAGAAAGAGGGGGGGAACTAA
- the dsrO gene encoding sulfate reduction electron transfer complex DsrMKJOP subunit DsrO, whose amino-acid sequence MKSSRRDFLKIAGVSALGLSAGTLGFLGEGAQAADALPTAQDFAKPSNAKQWGMVIDTAKLDDATMKKCIDACHATHNVPKIEGKQEIKWLWTDDFHATFPTEFPTYLSDDLHHRKFLLLCNHCANPACVRVCPTKATFKNNEGLVIMDYHRCIGCRYCMAGCPYGARSFNFRDPEKFIANMNPLYPHRTRGVVEKCTFCVEKLAQGKLPLCVEASGGAMVFGDLEDPKSPVRQILKDKYAVRRNPAAGTEPSVFYIL is encoded by the coding sequence ATGAAAAGCTCCAGACGCGACTTCCTGAAGATCGCCGGTGTATCGGCCCTGGGGCTCTCGGCCGGCACGCTGGGCTTCCTTGGAGAAGGCGCCCAGGCCGCCGACGCCCTCCCCACGGCCCAGGACTTCGCCAAGCCCTCTAATGCCAAGCAGTGGGGCATGGTCATCGACACGGCCAAGCTCGATGACGCCACCATGAAGAAGTGCATCGACGCCTGCCACGCCACCCACAACGTGCCAAAGATCGAAGGCAAGCAGGAAATCAAGTGGCTGTGGACCGACGATTTCCACGCCACCTTCCCCACGGAGTTCCCCACCTACCTCTCCGACGATCTGCACCACCGCAAGTTCCTGCTGTTGTGCAACCACTGCGCCAACCCCGCCTGCGTGCGCGTGTGCCCCACCAAGGCCACGTTCAAGAACAACGAGGGGCTGGTGATCATGGACTACCACCGCTGCATCGGCTGTCGCTACTGCATGGCCGGCTGCCCCTACGGCGCGCGCAGCTTCAACTTCCGCGATCCCGAGAAGTTCATCGCCAACATGAACCCCCTCTACCCCCACCGCACCCGGGGTGTCGTGGAAAAGTGCACCTTCTGCGTGGAGAAGCTCGCCCAGGGCAAGTTGCCCCTGTGCGTCGAGGCCTCCGGCGGCGCCATGGTTTTCGGCGACCTGGAAGACCCCAAGTCCCCCGTGCGCCAGATCCTGAAGGACAAGTACGCCGTCAGGCGCAACCCGGCCGCTGGAACCGAACCCAGCGTGTTCTACATCCTCTAG
- the dsrP gene encoding sulfate reduction electron transfer complex DsrMKJOP subunit DsrP → MIEKALKGSPRYFGALLAFLALMGIGGGFYLIQLNNGLMITGLSRDVSWGFYIAQFTYMVGVAASAVMLVLPYYFHHYKAYSKMIIMGEFLAIAAVIMCLGFIVIDIGQPQRMLNVLINSTPRSVLFWDMVVLNGYLVLNVVIGWTSLMAYWKRVTPPAWVKPLVYLSIIWAFSIHTVTAFLYAGLPGRHFWLTAILAARFLSSAFCSGPSILLLMTLLVGKLTKFDPGKEAVKTLSTTITYAMCVNVFFFFLELFTAFYSNMPGHMAPIEFLFNGFQGSTYMTPFMWTASFLAIGSLILLIPPRWRENRDMLVPALIMLVIGTWLDKGMGLIAAGFTPNPFERVTEYLPTGPEMMIALMIYATGGFVLTVLWKIALEVRAEVEGSV, encoded by the coding sequence ATGATCGAAAAAGCTCTCAAGGGAAGCCCGCGCTACTTCGGCGCCCTGTTGGCCTTCTTGGCCCTCATGGGCATCGGAGGCGGGTTCTACCTCATCCAGCTCAACAACGGCCTGATGATCACCGGGCTCTCGCGCGACGTGTCCTGGGGCTTCTACATCGCCCAGTTCACCTACATGGTCGGCGTGGCCGCCTCGGCCGTGATGCTCGTGCTGCCCTACTACTTCCACCACTACAAAGCCTATTCCAAGATGATCATCATGGGCGAGTTCCTCGCCATCGCCGCGGTCATCATGTGCCTGGGCTTCATCGTCATCGACATCGGGCAGCCCCAGCGCATGCTCAACGTGCTCATCAACTCAACCCCCCGCTCCGTGCTCTTCTGGGACATGGTGGTGTTGAACGGCTACCTCGTCCTCAACGTGGTCATCGGCTGGACCAGCCTCATGGCCTACTGGAAGCGCGTCACGCCCCCCGCGTGGGTGAAGCCCCTGGTGTACCTCTCCATCATCTGGGCCTTCTCCATCCACACGGTCACGGCGTTCCTGTACGCGGGCCTTCCCGGCCGCCACTTCTGGCTTACCGCCATCCTGGCCGCCCGCTTCCTCTCCTCGGCCTTCTGCTCCGGCCCGTCCATCCTGCTGCTCATGACCCTGCTGGTGGGCAAGCTCACCAAGTTCGATCCCGGCAAGGAAGCGGTGAAGACCCTCTCCACCACCATCACCTATGCCATGTGCGTGAACGTGTTCTTCTTCTTCCTGGAGCTCTTCACGGCCTTCTACTCCAACATGCCCGGCCACATGGCCCCCATCGAGTTCCTGTTCAACGGCTTCCAGGGAAGCACCTACATGACCCCGTTCATGTGGACCGCCTCCTTCCTGGCCATCGGCTCGCTCATCTTGCTCATTCCGCCCCGCTGGCGCGAGAACCGCGACATGCTCGTCCCCGCCCTGATCATGCTGGTCATCGGCACCTGGCTGGACAAGGGCATGGGCCTCATCGCCGCGGGCTTCACCCCGAACCCGTTCGAGCGCGTCACCGAGTACCTGCCCACCGGCCCCGAGATGATGATCGCCCTCATGATCTACGCCACCGGCGGCTTCGTGCTCACTGTGCTTTGGAAGATCGCCCTGGAAGTCAGGGCCGAGGTGGAAGGCAGCGTCTAG
- a CDS encoding antibiotic biosynthesis monooxygenase family protein: MVRFREMSEHVALAEQMQEESGPVVLVNVFTVHPDESAALVEAWTRDARVMQRQPGFVSTQLHQGLAGSGVFLNHALWQSVAHFRKAFADPEFLAGLALYPPSAAASPHLFTKVGVAGICQA; the protein is encoded by the coding sequence ATGGTGCGATTCCGAGAGATGAGCGAGCATGTCGCGCTGGCTGAACAGATGCAGGAGGAGTCCGGTCCGGTGGTGCTGGTGAACGTGTTCACCGTGCATCCAGACGAAAGTGCGGCCCTTGTCGAGGCCTGGACGCGCGATGCGCGCGTCATGCAGCGTCAACCGGGTTTTGTTTCCACGCAGCTTCATCAAGGACTCGCGGGAAGCGGGGTTTTCCTGAATCATGCGCTCTGGCAGAGCGTGGCCCATTTCCGAAAGGCCTTCGCCGATCCGGAGTTCCTAGCAGGGCTGGCGTTGTATCCCCCAAGCGCCGCGGCGTCGCCGCACCTCTTCACCAAGGTGGGCGTGGCGGGCATCTGCCAGGCATGA
- a CDS encoding MarR family winged helix-turn-helix transcriptional regulator yields the protein MHPLENSTRQERLQELSRLCLAVFRTNGLLLRAGDALTAPLGLSSARWQVLGALALASVPLSVPRIAEAMGLTRQGVQKQINALTDSGHVEKNLNPSRRGSPLHRLTIKGQETYAAVETRYGAWAARITAGMGEERLGEASRVLETLLERLEGDALPGGVNPSRPWSGESGEASPDEARQSEDGLA from the coding sequence ATGCATCCCTTGGAAAACAGCACGCGCCAGGAGCGCCTCCAGGAGCTGTCCAGGCTCTGTCTAGCGGTCTTTCGCACCAACGGGTTGCTTCTGCGCGCAGGCGACGCCCTGACGGCCCCGCTGGGCCTGTCCAGCGCCCGGTGGCAGGTACTGGGCGCTCTGGCCCTGGCGTCTGTGCCCCTGAGTGTGCCGCGCATCGCGGAGGCAATGGGCCTCACCCGCCAGGGGGTCCAGAAGCAGATCAACGCGTTGACGGACTCAGGGCATGTGGAAAAGAACCTGAACCCTTCGCGCAGAGGCTCCCCGCTGCATCGCCTGACCATCAAGGGGCAGGAGACCTACGCCGCCGTCGAAACCCGTTACGGGGCCTGGGCGGCGCGCATCACGGCGGGTATGGGCGAAGAGCGGTTGGGCGAGGCCTCGAGAGTCTTGGAGACCCTTCTGGAGCGTCTGGAGGGCGATGCCCTGCCAGGCGGCGTGAACCCTTCGCGACCCTGGTCCGGCGAGAGCGGGGAGGCATCCCCCGATGAAGCCCGGCAATCCGAGGATGGCCTCGCGTGA